One genomic region from Amia ocellicauda isolate fAmiCal2 chromosome 4, fAmiCal2.hap1, whole genome shotgun sequence encodes:
- the apip gene encoding methylthioribulose-1-phosphate dehydratase — protein sequence MSFVCSSNDDYHNNVAGCSQDMEHPRVLIPELCRLFYQLGWVTGTGGGISLRCGDEIYIAPSGVQKERIQPEDMFVCNLEERDISCPPFWKNLKKSQCTPLFMNAYTMRGAGAVIHTHSKAAVMATLLFPGKEFQITHQEMIKGICKGTTGTSYRFDETLVVPIIENTPEEQDLKERMSQAMEDYPDSCAVLVRRHGVYVWGETWKKAKTMCECYDYLFDIAVQMKQCGLDPSELPTEEKETL from the exons ATGTCATTTGTTTGTTCAAGTAACGATGACTACCATAATAACGTCGCGGGATGTAGTCAG GACATGGAGCATCCACGGGTGTTGATCCCTGAGCTCTGCAGACTCTTCTATCAACTAGGCTGGGTAACAGGAACAGGAGGGGGCATCAGTCTCAGATGTGG AGATGAGATCTACATTGCCCCATCAGGAGTGCAGAAAGAGAGGATACAG CCAGAGGACATGTTTGTGTGCAATCTGGAGGAGAGGGACATCAGCTGCCCCCCTTTCTGGAAGAACCTGAAGAAGAGCCAGTGCACCCCCCTCTTCATGAATGCTTACACCATGAGAG GGGCAGGGGCAGTCATCCACACGCACTCCAAGGCCGCGGTCATGGCAACACTGCTGTTTCCTGGGAAGGAATTCCAAATCACCCATCAGGAAATGATCAAGGGCATATGTAAGGGGACCACAGGGACCAGCTACAG ATTTGACGAGACTCTTGTAGTTCCCATCATTGAGAACACCCCTGAGGAGCAGGACCTCAAGGAGAGGATGTCACAAGCCATGGAGGATTACCCTGACTCCTGTGCAGTATTAGTTCGCCGTCATGGTGTGTATGTATGGGGGGAGACCTGGAAGAAAGCTAAAACCAT GTGTGAATGCTATGACTACCTCTTTGACATCGCTGTACAAATGAAGCAGTGTGGGCTTGACCCATCTGAGCTCCCAACTGAAGAAAAAGAGACCCTTTAA